The nucleotide sequence TGGATACCAAGATTCCTCCATGGCTTGCTCATGAAGCTTGCCTGTTTGAACCTCTAGTTACTTAATAAAGTTTTACTtttgatgccaaaaaaaaaaaaagaaaggggaTCTGATGAACGGTTCAAGACGGATTATACCTCATGTATATGTAGCTAGAATCCTCTTTCATCTGACTGCGTAATAAATCGAGAATCAATATGTTCATGGTACTAAATGAACATGGATCTTGTAGTATTTGCAAGTTTTATTGGAACACACAAAAAGTTTTCAAATTAGATTTTCATTAATCATTTTGCTCTGTATCGCAAGTTTGACGTCTTTACAATTTATGAGATCTCGTCTGGTTGGGCCACTAGCGTGTTCCATGTTCTCCGCATATTGCAATgagattctttcttttttcttccaaaTAAATGCAAGAGTATGATTATTGAAAGTTTTTTTAGCGTGGagttcttaacggaatataagaaattGTTTCTTACCTtctaactaaaaaagttaagaaccggttcttaaatattagttcttagcttttttagttaaaaattaagaaacagttttttatattccgctaaaaaaaccccaataatcatgctcttagatcCAGCACATGTgaaaggttttgatggtttattgggggcgaggaatgttcgggctagcctttcttctcttcatgcggagatggaagcactactctagacaatggaatgtatgagaaacCTTTGCCAATTTCAggttacatttgcaacggattgttctcaattggtgaagatggtttcggaaccagaaaaATGGTCAGCGTTTGCAAATTATTTAGAAGATTTCAAGaccctgaaagagagtttcatcCGATCAGAAGTTATCCATGTTCCACGGACGCTTAACATAatggcggatagtctagcacgtaGAGCCAGAATGCAACCGTCATACGTTGTTCACATAGATGCAGATCACccaatttggtttacagagtctatatgagtctgtaaaaatcgatgacaaaaaaaaaatatccagcACATGTGACTTTCAGtaaatgtttaatagtttttctagaaaaaatatttatttgtaccGCCCAAAAATATAGTCCATCACTGAATTAAGATATAAATGAACCGATGAGTTCGCTAACGACGCAGGACGAACCGAAGATAGCGTTCCGCACGACTTCATCAATGTAAATCGAAAAAGGGAGAATCCGAAAAAAACTAAACGAAACTGAAACGTTCCAGAATTATATAGAAAGGAACAACGTCGAACTCAGAAGAATACACGCCATTATGCATATAGCAACAAGCTCGGCCCCAGCATCGATAGAGTCATAAAGGAGACTAGAAGGATTCCCTTCACGAATAGGATAGTCAGCGTAAGGTTGCACGACGTAGAAAAAATCAAGTTCCCGGTATATTCCGGAAACACCGATATGAAAGTCCATGTTCGAGCCTTTCGACTCCCAATATCCAGGACGCACCTAAACGATGATGAAAAGGAAGCGGGCTACTGCCGATTCTTTGCAAAAAATCTCAACGGCTTCGCCTTGGAATGGCTTGCAGGCCTCGAAGGAAACTACATCGATAATATCACCCAACTCGTATCGGCTTTCTTGATGCAAATATTCGGTGTTCATAGAGACAAGAGCCACCAAAGCCGATTTTTGGAATCTCAAGCAAGCACCATTCGAGCTTCTAAGAACATAGATTAACAAATTCAAAGACACCAAGgccaagattttgcacatgaacAAAGGCATTTCCCTGGCTGCCTTAAAACGGCGTTTAGTTCCATCCAAATTCAAAGAAGAAATGGCATTACGAGCTCCTGCCTCACTCGAGGATGCACTCCATCGGGCTTCGTATTTCGCCgcatgaagaagaagttgtcgCCTTGAAACAACGGTAGAGTGCAAACAAACACAACGCTAGCAGGAAACCGTCCACCACCAAGGAACCAACTACTCGAGGTCAACACTCCTTCGCGAGAAACAATTCTCCCAAACGCATACCATCAAATTTAGACCCTAGCAAATATTGTACTTTCCACAAACGAAAGAGGCAATCTACTGAAGAATGTGAACATGTACtcttaagaaaaaaactaagatgaGGAAAGTGacgaaaataacaaaaattctGAAAAGGAAGAATCTCTAGCAACCCCCAAGGGGAACGGAAAGACGAAAGTTACCTCCAACAAAAGAAGTAAAGAAACTGAAGAGGAGTCACCAAGCTCGCCTCCACCAGCGCTCGAAAAGAGTGTAGACATTATCACCTGGGACATTTTTCCGATAACCCCAAACCAATTTCCAACGAGCACGAAGTCAAATCACTAAGTGATCAAATGACTTGCATCACCAACACGGTAATAGTTCAAAATCAAGGAGATCCAAAGAAGAACACCAAAAAACCTCGGATCTATCGATCTAATAAGTTCTAGGTTGCATGACGCTTTGATCTGGCAACAAGAAAAGAACGGACGCGAAAAATTCTCAAATTATAAAGACTTCTGAAAAAACCAATAATTCAAAGACTGAAAGCTCAAAAGAAAAACAGCCCAAGTTTGTTTAATCACGACCTATCTAGGGGAGAATGTACTACCAAccaatacaaaagaaaaagtgGTATTTCCCAGCAAGGAAAAATAACCAATCTGAAAGGCGATTCAACTTCATCTACTGAGGGTCGAAGTTTCGTTATCATATGTAACTTATGAGTTTACTCCATTCCAGAGACAGAATGATATTTTGAATTCTCCATCCATACCATTTTCAATATAACCAAAAACGATTAATCGTCGATAAGGGACTCTGATCAAGTCATCAGACACAATCAATCCTGCTCAAACGCGGCTGAAAGCatcgataaatatttttaaacagatTCAACATTGACATAGTATGGTGTTAGTACGCTCTCGATCTTGAGCCATCTTCAAACTAAGCTTCAACTCGTGAAAGACTTTCTTCATCTCGTAAAGCTCGTCGGAGCGAAGAGTGTCTTGCAAGCGTCTCTCCAAAGTCATAAACTCGTAATTTTGCCTCCATAGCcttaaaacaagaagaagaataagaataaaaaatggTTAAATCAAGTAAAATAGACTACGATACCTTGGCATGAGCAATAACCATCTTCACGTAAGTGTCACGCTCCGTCATATTCTGCAACGAAGGAAGGAGACACCCATCCGGTTTGAAATGCCAGACCAAGTGAGCAACACTATATGGATCTTCTATAATAGGGCAATCTTTAGCATGAGAAAACTGCCAATGAAACGGCCTCACGGTAGCACCCTCGTTCAAAGAACTTGACCTATGATCGGCACCCAAGGTCTTGGCCTTTTCTGGAGGATGATCACGCCCATTAGAGCCAGATGGGCTATTCGAGTTAGCACGAGCAGTCATGCCTTTTCCATCACTATCTTTGGTCCCATCCACATCAACGGATATCCCAGGGAGGTGCGTCTCCTCCCTCAAAACTTCTGCGAGCACATCACTCACATCACCTGAAGGAATCCTTTCCAATCCAGCAGTTCTGCTTCTATTTCGAATCCTCTAGCACTCATGAGTGCTCGTTCTTCATTTGGTCGACATTCTCAAACTAGGGACTAGAAACGATCAAGAAGGAGCAAAGCAAAAAACAAAGGTCGTCGATAGCTTATAAAGTTGAACCCATAGAAGAATCTTCTCTCAACAAAGGAATAAGATCCTAGAAAATCTAGCCTTTCGAGATATCGCAAAAAAATTCACATTTATCAAAGCAATCAAGGCGGAGTTCAAACGAAGATTTGGAAACgataaaatcttaaaacaaaagACGAGATCCAAGTACATCAAacacaataaaaaataagaaatatctGATTTGCAAACCAAAAGGAAAATAACGACAAAGCGACGTAACTATCAAGAATAGGCCTTTTCGTCAGCAGCCGACGACTGAGTAGGATCGCAAGTCACAGATTTTTCCAAAATTTGAGGAAGGTCGAGGCCAAACGCAGACCAGTCTTGCACGACGGCTAACTCGAGAATCGCCCCACAATCCATATTCGTAGTCTTTAGACGGGTGAGTTGATCTTCCACAACCAACCCTCCATTTTGATCTCCCCCAAAAGATCAACAATCTTTTGAAGCTATATCTCCGTGTTGacttatttttcttcttatatCTGAATTCTTTTTCGTGTTTTTTTCAATTGTCCGGAGATCGTGGAGATCTTTCTTGACCGCGTAGGTTTCGTCTCTCTCTTAATATTGTTTTGAAAAGTTGATCGGGCTCATCTTTGTTATCTAATTTCCGCCTTGTTTATTAGCTGACCCAAATTGATGTCTAACATTGAAGATAAAATGAAAttgatgattttttaattatatctactaaaaaaaattgtagagaattttattttgttaattagttTATTCTGATTTGAATTCTCATACTACGTTATGTTTGATAAATAGAATGACATTTTGATGTCAAAAGGAAAAACTGAAATTGAGAGTGGTTTGAAGAAAATAACTGGTCTTAAAGAATAAAAACAGGTGTAAATGCAATAGCCAGTAATAACTGTTGACACTAATGTGTGCTGTTTGGATCTGGACAGGCGGGTGGAAGAGCGTCGGTGGATCTGAACTATGCAGTCTAACATCGAATCTCggatcacaaaaaaaaacaaagggtGATGACTTCAATTATACGTATGTTTCTAAAAGGTTTGTAAAATTTAAAGCAGCCGACAGCAATTATGCGACGATGTGGGCTACTTTTAGAgactttcaaatattaaaattttcatttatttttttctacaaGACAAAgcagaaaattaaaatacataaaagaaaaataaaaaagattaatTCCTAATGGATTCGGgataaaaaatcaataatacaaaaaaattctataatacACAATCTAATTATTCTAAgagagttttaggtgatttgtgttaaaatgacaaatccacttTTATTGAAATATGGATttaaaaaactcatttaaagTCTAGTGTCATTTGAACTTGACACTTTATAAAATACTtcgaaatccactgttattgaaataattattttctatcaGGAAAAATATaaggacttttttttttgctaaaaatataagaaggacttacttttcttttctttttgtttattgaGTTAGGTGGGTTTCCACTTATACCGTCTAAATCGGAGGTTGGTGAAATTCACCAATAACAAGAGTTCCTCATCTATCTACCACATGGAAAATTCTCCAACACGTGACTATATTCTCACTactgtttttctttaatttttttgttcttttcttaACATATCATTTTATAGTCTAGAATAAAtcgtcaaaaaatatttttacgtttcaaaacaatatttttaaaaaattactgaGTTCGTGACAAAGGTAAGTTGCAAGCTACTTTTCAACTTATGAAGGAATAAAACGCACGTAAATGAAGCGCTAAAAAAGGTGGCGATTTGCGTGCGGTgcaaataagaaaatgaaaatcttTGTCACATCACATGTCGATCACAGATCTGCTACCACCACTACTACGCACACTAGTTAAGTaccacaaaattaattttaaatacgaCATGACGAATATAGCCTTCACCGACTCACTAAACTACAAAACCACCTACTCACCTTCCCCTCCTCATGGCCCATGTTCTGCTTCAATTTTTCCagtacattaatttttttaacttgttttattaattgttgctcacaaaaaaaacatgttctgttaataaaaaatagtagaaaATTTCCTCAAAGTCCTACTACTTCAACTACTTCGTGTTATGCACAGCTGCTGCAAAAAGGTTTAGATAAGAGCATACcaactatatatatttcatgGGAATATGTTTGTTTACTAAATGTGTATTTAATGTCTCTTTAGGATAACACTTTAgtgtttttcttcttattttggtttttgacgTTCAGTAATATTTGCGGCTAGACTATCTATTACATGTAGTGCTCTGGATAGATAGTTTTTGTGGTGCTTTCGAGTGCCGTCGGACGTTGGTGGAAAGGGAATAGAGAGAGAAGATGTGATGAGAGAGagtctcagttttttttttaaactgcaaataagaaaatagtgaGAGAAGAGTTACCTAAAACAATCTTTTAGATATAGCACTACTTGTGGGTAAAGAGAAATTTGTTTGGTAAAAAGGCAAAATAATTTGACcactaaaaaaaagaaggcAAAATAGTAAAAGCGCACCCGATATTCCTACTACCACACACACCTAACACCAAATTTAGAAAAGAGGGTCAAATCCGTAATTATAGCACTACTTCTTCTCCGCTTTTAAACCCAACCGCCTTCCTTCCACTTCTCCACTATCCCAtctcagatctctctctctctctctccatttcCCAGATCTCCCGAGATGGATCCAGTCTCAGCCTGGGGAAACACCCCCCTCGTCACCGTCGATCCAGAGATCCACGATCTCATCGAGAAGGAGAAGCGTCGTCAATGCCGCGGAATCGAACTCATCGCCTCCGAGAACTTCACTTCCTTCGCCGTCATCGAAGCTCTCGGAAGCGCACTCACCAACAAATACTCCGAAGGCATGCCTGGTAACCGTTACTACGGAGGCAACGAGTTCATCGACCAGATCGAGAATCTCTGCCAGTCCCGCGCTCTCGAAGCCTTCCGCCTCGATTCCGCATCCTGGGGCGTCAATGTCCAGCCCTACTCCGGATCTCCGGCCAATTTCGCCGCCTACACCGCCTTGCTTCAGCCTCACGATCGTATCATGGGCCTCGATCTACCTTCAGGTGGTCATCTCACGCATGGATACTATACGTCCGGTGGGAAGAAGATCTCCGCTACTTCGATCTACTTTGAGAGCCTTCCGTATAAGGTCAACTTCACCACTGGTTACATTGATTACGATAAGCTTGAGGAGAAGGCCATGGACTTCAGGCCTAAGTTGCTCATCTGTGGTGGTAGTGCCTACCCTAGGGATTGGGATTACGCTAGATTGAGAGCTGTTGCTGATAAGGTTGGAGCTCTCTTGCTCTGTGACATGGCTCACATCAGTGGCCTCGTTGCTGCTCAGGTATATTACCTACTCTCTTGTTGTGTGTTTTCAGTTTGTCAGATCTGGGTTTTGTTTAGTGTTTTGAGAGGGCAAGAGGGAAGATCTGGATTTGTAGAACTCTGAATCTGAATCAATTACACATATCTCATATCTGTTTGCATTCGTGCATCAAATCTAGTGTTTTCAGGGTGTATTATCAAATGAGATTGTTCCAAAGAACAAATCGTATCTCATTTCACTCTCGAagataaagttttgatttttgtttgtgcTTGTAGTTCTAAACAGTTTTACGCATGCGTAAGTGAACGTACCATGGGAACTTATAAGTCTGATTAAGTGCTGTGACTACTCTAATGTTAGTTGCAAGATTGAGTTTTGTGCGGTTAACCAGAGAActgattgagatttttttttttaatttatgttcacAGGAAGCTGCAAACCCCTTTGAGTACTGTGACGTTGTGACAACCACAACCCACAAGAGTTTGAGGGGTCCAAGGGCTGGTATGATCTTCTACAGGAAGGGCCCAAAACCACCAAAGAAGGGACAACCCGAGGGTGCAGTCTATGACTTTGAGGACAAAATCAACTTTGCTGTGTTCCCTGCGCTTCAAGGTGGTCCTCACAACCACCAGATCGGCGCTCTAGCTGTTGCGTTGAAGCAGGCTAATACTCCTGGTTTCAAGGTCTATGCGAAACAGGTGAAAGCCAATGCTGTTGCCCTTGCAAACTACCTGATGGGTAAGGGATACAGTATTGTAACCGGTGGAACTGAGAACCACCTTGTTCTTTGGGATCTTCGCCCTCTTGGATTGACCGGTAAGTAAATAATAAAGAGCGACCTTTGAGACAATATGTTACACGGATAATAAAGAGCGACCTTTGAACTAGTcctgataattttttttgtaactgtgcTTTTGTCAGGTAACAAGGTTGAGAAGCTTTGCGATCTGTGCAACATTACTTTGAACAAGAATGCTGTCTTTGGAGATAGCAGTGCTCTTGCTCCTGGAGGTGTAAGAATCGGTAAGAGAGTGAGATTGATCGAAATGTTCCTGAATCTCC is from Brassica napus cultivar Da-Ae chromosome A4, Da-Ae, whole genome shotgun sequence and encodes:
- the LOC106378382 gene encoding serine hydroxymethyltransferase 4, yielding MDPVSAWGNTPLVTVDPEIHDLIEKEKRRQCRGIELIASENFTSFAVIEALGSALTNKYSEGMPGNRYYGGNEFIDQIENLCQSRALEAFRLDSASWGVNVQPYSGSPANFAAYTALLQPHDRIMGLDLPSGGHLTHGYYTSGGKKISATSIYFESLPYKVNFTTGYIDYDKLEEKAMDFRPKLLICGGSAYPRDWDYARLRAVADKVGALLLCDMAHISGLVAAQEAANPFEYCDVVTTTTHKSLRGPRAGMIFYRKGPKPPKKGQPEGAVYDFEDKINFAVFPALQGGPHNHQIGALAVALKQANTPGFKVYAKQVKANAVALANYLMGKGYSIVTGGTENHLVLWDLRPLGLTGNKVEKLCDLCNITLNKNAVFGDSSALAPGGVRIGTPAMTSRGLVEKDFEMIGEFLSRSVTLTLNIQKEHGKLLKDFNKGLVNNKEIEELKADVEKFSASYEMPGFLMSAMKYKD